One genomic window of Coffea eugenioides isolate CCC68of chromosome 1, Ceug_1.0, whole genome shotgun sequence includes the following:
- the LOC113759711 gene encoding CBS domain-containing protein CBSX3, mitochondrial yields the protein MQGGIHAIVSHGNILRNAILQHVRVVSPVMRSLVFARHESTSAAQMEEHGFESTKISDVLKAKGKGADGSWLWCTTDDTVYDAVKSMTNHNVGALVVVKPKEQNAIAGIITERDYLRKIIVQGRSSKSTKVGDIMTEENKLITVTPDTKVLKAMQLMTDNRIRHIPVVDNKGMVGMVSIGDVVRAVVSEHRDELDRLNAYIQGGY from the exons ATGCAAGGAGGGATTCATGCCATTGTCTCACACGGGAATATCCTTAGGAATGCTATTCTGCAGCATGTTCGTGTAGTCAGTCCAGTAATGCGGTCACTTGTGTTTGCAAGACACGAGTCAACTTCAGCTGCTCAAATGGAGGAGCATGGTTTTGAAAGTACCAAAATATCAGATGTTTTAAAAGCCAAGGGGAAAGGTGCGGATGGCTCCTGGCTCTGGTGTACCACAGATGACACTGTTTATGATGCAGTGAAGTCG ATGACGAACCACAATGTTGGAGCCTTAGTGGTAGTAAAGCCTAAAGAGCAAAATGCAATCGCTGGCATCATCACAGAGAGAG ACTATCTCAGGAAAATCATAGTACAGGGAAGATCGTCCAAATCAACAAAAGTTGGTGATATCATGACTGAAGAG AACAAGCTTATTACTGTCACACCTGACACCAAGGTCTTGAAAGCAATGCAGTTGATGACTG ATAACCGCATCAGGCACATTCCGGTGGTTGATAATAAAGGGATGGTAGGCATGGTGTCTATTGGAGACGTGGTTCGTGCTGTAGTGAGTGAGCACCGGGATGAATTGGACCGCTTAAATGCTTATATTCAAGGAGGATattag